Genomic DNA from Lactuca sativa cultivar Salinas chromosome 8, Lsat_Salinas_v11, whole genome shotgun sequence:
GGCTCACAGGGAAGAGCGACATGGCTCGCATTGGACGCCTCCACGACTTGGACACGCGGCATCCTCGGAGCGAGGTGACGTGGCCGATCTTATCCATGCGAAAATTCTTGGAATTTGTTCCAAAatattctaaaatccataacttttgcatacgagctccgtttttgacgttctttatatgcatgcgtaggtaaaattatgctctacaactttcatttagacttcgtcggctaattttgactttatttttaatattattatttttaacagaccgggacaggaaaatctgttaaaaattcataacttcttcatccgacgttcattttcgtcagtctttttacctttgtactactattgacgagacattcgattctcgtttaggttgtgtcggctaaaaattactcgatcttTTTTACGAGTTTTTAGTTGTTTACTGTTattccgaaactttgaaaaatcataacttcctcataaaaagtcagatttggacgttctttttatgaaaatttccggtttaacaaatactacgactttcatttaaatcactaaggctaaaaagttgtttatcaaaaactcattttttacgtcatttggcgtcgtgccggttttgtcgcgaatcttcgattggtcataacttcttcgttataactcggatttcgatgaggttttcgcctaaatgtttctaacaagattctatacaactttcaataataaaattttacttatttcaaattttatattttcgttaaatttcaatatttgtcttttgattggaatctcataagacttccaatatttttcgagtgattctaaacatagttttacttcatttctagtaaaaactatcggttagaactcaatactcaatatcacataatatttcataatattatttacttttaaCATTTACAAAATACGATtttaaaacgtgtatgttacaactCATCATATGATGACTCGTAAATGTCACGACATCGTGAAACCCATAAATAAACTTAATCTTCACGTTGACTCATCGTCCTCTCCCCTTCCGCGCAACTATTCTGATGCTTTTCGAGATCCTAACTGGTTAAATTCTATGAAAGATGAATTTAATGCTCTTCTTTCTAACAAGACATGGACACTTGTGCCTCCActcccccccctcccccccccccccccaatgctAATGTGATTAATTGTATTTGGTTGTTTAAGCAGAAGCATAATGTCGATGGCTCCTTAGCAAGGTACAAGGCGCGTCTTGTGGCAAATGGTTGAAGTCAACGACTTGGCATTGATTGTGATGAGACATTTAGTCTGGTTGTTAAACCGGCTACCATACGTAATGTTCTTAGCCTTTCCATCTCTCATCATTGGCCGGTCCATCAGTTGGATGTGAAGAATGCTTTTCTTCATGGGCATCTTCATGAGACTGTCATGCATCAGCCCCTAGGGTTTCACGACCCGTCTGCTCCTCATCATGTGTGTCTGTTGAACAAGTCCTTATATGAACTTAAACATGAACCTCGAGCATGGTACCACCGATTTGCTTAGTTTATCACCGGTCATGGTTTTATTAACAGCAAATCCGACACGTCTTTGTTTATTTACAGACAGGGTGATCATATCGTGTACTTACTTCTCTATGTGGATGATGTTGTCTTAACTACCTCATCCACTGATCTTCTTCAGCAACTCATTACATCCCTTTGATCAGAGTTCGCCATGACTGATTTAGGGGCTCTGAATTTTTTTCTTGGTATTGTTGTTACCCGTGACAGCCATAACATGTTTTTATCTCAACAAAAATATGCCACAGAGATTCTTGAAAGTGCAGGTTTGCTTAATTGCAAACTTGTCCGTACCCCGGCGGACACTTCCGCCAAGTTTGATGGTACCGGTCCCCCTATCTCTGATCCGACCTTATATCGCAGTTTGGCTGGTGCTCTTCAGTATTCGACATTTACTAGACCGGATATTACATATGCTGCTCAACAGGTGTGTCTCTATATGCATGATCCTCGAGAACCCCATTACACGACTCTCAAGCGTATTTTACGTTACCTTTGGGGCACACTGGATCATGGTCTTCAGTTATACGTTTCTCCATCTCGGGGCCTTATTGCTTACTTTGATGCAGACTGGGTTGGATGTCCATCTATGAGACGCTCCACTGCAGGCTATTGTGTTTTCCTTGGTCAAAATCTGCTCTCCTGGTCGTCTAAACGACAAGGTACGATCTCTCGATCTAGTGCCGAAGCGGAGTATCGGGGTGTTGCGAATGTCGTGGCTAAGACATATTGGCTTTGCAACCTTTTACGTGAGTTACTTTATCCCCCTCTTACTGCTACCTTGGTCTACTGTGATAATGTTAGTGCTATCTACTTGTCTACGAATTCGGTTCAGCATCAACGCACTAAACATATAGAGATCGACATTCATTTTGTTCGTGATCAGGTTGCTATAGGTCATATTCGTGTCCTTCATGTCCCCTCCTCCTCTCAGTATGTTGATAACTTCACCAAAGGATTACCGCCTGCTTTGTTTCTTGATTTCAGATCTAGTCTGAACGTCCGGTCAAGATCTCCCGTTCAGACTCTGGGGGATGTTAGACGacattatattatttatattgtttttatatatgtgttatgtatggccCAAAGTATAGCAGCCCTCTTTTGTATTCTTAGCCCATTTGTTATACGTGTACTCATATATATCTTTTAATGAAATCTATTGAGATTCATGGGAAAATATAGACCGTAACAAACATTATGTTTATATTCCCTCCTTAATGAGATTTTAGAATCACATATATTCCTTTGCTTATCATCTCccaaataatttataaaatagcATATTATCGAAGTGACAGcacaaaagataaaatgatagTACGTTCTGGTATCACTATGGTAAAAATTATGTTCGCGTAAACCGTAAAAGTAAAGCGACAACCATATGATAACCCCAGGCCCCACTCTTAGGTTTTTCATGGTAAAAGAAATGGAAAAGATTTCTAAATACGAATTCCACCGGATAGGTTTGGCCCCACGCCTAGTGGGAATCCTAACTGACGTCCCCCTCAATCGCCAACTATctcatttaaatttaattatttcacAAAATTGAGAAAATTTGTACAGATTCgtaatttgataataaaaaaataaaaaaataaaaaaacaatacgCTTTAATTAAACCTATATGTAGTTAAAAACTATTTTGTACAACTTGCAAAAATATTTAGATGCCTAACCGAAAATTTCTGTCAAAGGGTTTTTTTTTCATCAGCCGAAAATTGATGTTTTAAGTTAAATGTGTTAATTTTTTTTCTGTCAAAGGTTTTAATGAACCGAAAAAAACCAAACATTTATATAACATAAGAATATAATGAATATCGAACATTAGAATATAATGAATCAGAAATACATAAAAtgataaaattaaaaaaagatcAAACAAGTATACAATCTTATTGTCGAACATAAGAGCATAATGAAccaaaaatacataaaattataaaattaaaaagatatTTTCTAGAGAAATTAAATTGTCCCCTATTTTTTATGCTTATAAATATTTTCTATCCACTAATATTATGACACATGTCACTATTTCATATTTACTTAACTATTTCATTAAGAGAATATTATGAATAtatcaaattaaattaaattgaaTTGTGGAATGAtgacaagtgtcataatattagtGGGTAGAAATATTTGTAGACATAAAAATAGGAGACAATTTAATGTCTTCATTTTCTAATATTTACCATAAGGGTACATATAAGAagttttaattataataaatattacTACCAAAGGGCCAATGGCCTAACGGTATGGAGTGACCATCTCATATAAGAAGTCAGGGGTTCAAGTCTCGGTGGAGACATAGGTGGttatttaggagtagattagttagtttgtcgtttaaaaaaaaaacaaatattactataattaaatgtaaaattTATTAGTTGTaagaaatattaccataattaaatatgaaatacATTAATAATCttcataataaatatatattatatttaattaagatCATATTTGgaataattaatgttttttatatatACCCTTAGGGCACATATTAACAAATTccaactaaaaaaaataataataagagtaaattactgaaatcgtctctatggtttggtcaaaactgcacgtttggtccctaatttttttttttttttgtattcggatcgtcattgtggtttgattttgttgcgtttttcgtcccttatatacataaaataagggaccaaacgtgcaattttgatcaaaccataaggacgaaaaacgcaacaaaaccACAGGGACAATCcaagtgcaaaaaaaaagttaggtaCCAAACGTATAATtttgatcaaaccatagggatgatttcagtaatttactctaataataataaaattaaaaaagaaatccAATAAGTATAGAGTCTTAATGAACCTAAAATACGCACAAAAATATCAaatttaaaaacttttatttcATTGCCATAAAATTTTATTAACTTAGTTTTCTATTATATTAGGGTTTATTTCTTAAATTTATGTGAATATACAAAATTTGAATAGAATATGGACAAAGTAATTGTTTGAGAagttgtttatactttatacccTAAAACACGGTATCACCTCCTTCCAGAAAAGTCTATAAATGAGGTACCCATGGCACCATGCTTAGGCTTGAAGAAGCAAACACAGagcctcttcttcttctctcttttCCAAGCTGCTAAAAATCACGATGGCAGGACCTTCACTCGAGAGCAGCACCACCATAAAATTCTTATACAGTTACGGCGGCAAGATCCTCCCTCGTTATCCCGACGGAAAGCTTCGGTATCACGGTGGTCAAACTCGTGTACTCGCCGTTGACCGCTCCCTCTCTTTCACCGGTTAGTTCACGTTTTGTATTCCAGAATCCAGACCTGTTTTTGATTTGAAACGTAAGTGCTTGAGATTTAATTGCTTGTGATTTACAGAATTACTGGCGAAATTTGGCGAATTGTGTGGGAGCTCTGTGAGTTTACGGTGTCAATTGCCGACGGAGGATTTAGATGCGCTTGTATCCATCACCTCCGAtgaagatctcgttaatctcATTGAAGAATACGATCGGCAACAATCAAAATCTCTCAAAATCAGAGCTTTTCTCTCACTTCCACGGAGGCTATCTCCGACTCCTTCCACCGCCTCCTCCGCTGTTGGATCGTCTTCCTCAACCAGTACTGCCACGCATGAGGCAGGATCACCGAAATCTCCTCTTTCCTCCACCTCTTACTCCGTCGCGAGATTTCCAGTCACCGCCGCAAATCGCTGCGTCTATCCTCTTTCAAAACCACAGGTT
This window encodes:
- the LOC111889928 gene encoding uncharacterized mitochondrial protein AtMg00810-like, with the translated sequence MTDLGALNFFLGIVVTRDSHNMFLSQQKYATEILESAGLLNCKLVRTPADTSAKFDGTGPPISDPTLYRSLAGALQYSTFTRPDITYAAQQVCLYMHDPREPHYTTLKRILRYLWGTLDHGLQLYVSPSRGLIAYFDADWVGCPSMRRSTAGYCVFLGQNLLSWSSKRQGTISRSSAEAEYRGVANVVAKTYWLCNLLRELLYPPLTATLVYCDNVSAIYLSTNSVQHQRTKHIEIDIHFVRDQVAIGHIRVLHVPSSSQYVDNFTKGLPPALFLDFRSSLNVRF
- the LOC111889931 gene encoding uncharacterized protein LOC111889931, which codes for MAGPSLESSTTIKFLYSYGGKILPRYPDGKLRYHGGQTRVLAVDRSLSFTELLAKFGELCGSSVSLRCQLPTEDLDALVSITSDEDLVNLIEEYDRQQSKSLKIRAFLSLPRRLSPTPSTASSAVGSSSSTSTATHEAGSPKSPLSSTSYSVARFPVTAANRCVYPLSKPQVKLPFRYNNSAGKLPYQAYGSSSRYYLVHNGNHWQ